A single region of the Triticum dicoccoides isolate Atlit2015 ecotype Zavitan chromosome 2B, WEW_v2.0, whole genome shotgun sequence genome encodes:
- the LOC119367586 gene encoding non-specific lipid-transfer protein-like protein At2g13820 isoform X1, with protein sequence MEPLILVEPCASYLTNSSVRAPPRACCDGLRSLVGGGDRICLCHAIMGDLGIFAGGTIDQLRMLVLPLTCTTFIPPDLLLMCLVNPVPPIL encoded by the exons ATGGAGCCGCTGATACTGGTGGAACCGTGCGCCAGCTACCTGACGAACTCCAGCGTGCGGGCGCCGCCCAGAGCGTGCTGCGACGGCCTCAGgtcgctcgtcggcggcggcgacaggATTTGCCTGTGCCACGCCATCATGGGCGACCTGGGTATATTTGCAGGCGGGACGATAGACCAGCTACGCATGCTCGTGCTGCCTCTAACGTGCACCACGTTCATACCGCCGGACCTTCTTCTGATGTGCCTCG TTAACCCTGTCCCGCCGATTCTGTAA
- the LOC119367586 gene encoding uncharacterized protein LOC119367586 isoform X2 has translation MEPLILVEPCASYLTNSSVRAPPRACCDGLRSLVGGGDRICLCHAIMGDLGIFAGGTIDQLRMLVLPLTCTTFIPPDLLLMCLGN, from the exons ATGGAGCCGCTGATACTGGTGGAACCGTGCGCCAGCTACCTGACGAACTCCAGCGTGCGGGCGCCGCCCAGAGCGTGCTGCGACGGCCTCAGgtcgctcgtcggcggcggcgacaggATTTGCCTGTGCCACGCCATCATGGGCGACCTGGGTATATTTGCAGGCGGGACGATAGACCAGCTACGCATGCTCGTGCTGCCTCTAACGTGCACCACGTTCATACCGCCGGACCTTCTTCTGATGTGCCTCGGCAA TTAA